In Styela clava chromosome 6, kaStyClav1.hap1.2, whole genome shotgun sequence, the genomic window TCCACACACCTACAATTCGAAAAGCTTGGTATGACACCAATTAATCATTTACCCTGCAGCACTTTTCAGACGGAACAAACCATCGGAGGTAGACGGGAAATTTTCAAGGTTTTCCATATGCTAAAATTTTTGTTACTAAAAGTTATTTTCACAGACTTAGGAAATTATTATCGGAGTCGAACTTAAATTTTTTACAACCCGGAATTCGGGAGTTGATTATAAATTTTCCTTGGCTACCTCAGCAAAGACCCCACCTTGAAATTAGTTGAACACATCAACACGAGCAGTTGTTGCAGACAtgaagatatattgaaataagtaGCATGATACCAAAAAAGGGCACATATTTGATTTCAAATGTTAGATATAGGCAAGAAGTGTAAAAATTCGTAACATCACCGTCTTGGAAATTATTGCTCACAAAACAATTTAAGTAACTATTTGATATTTATCAAGcttctatttcaattttactaaatatgaaaaaaatgacgctctaatattttgttttctagtTATAAATATTATGTAATTTCACAAGCAgcgtagaaaaaaaaaattaaaaatcgaagAAATTGATAGATTGCCTCGCAAGTATAATGATAAATTTTGCTTTGGATGGGATGTACAACGTAACAAAAAGTAACTAATGTATAATATAATGCCGGAACGaaaagtaactaattttttatatgatgcCGGGATCAACTGATGCAGTGAATAAACGCGCGAATATGTACATCATAGTCTGGCGAAAGGTCGCAATACACAGTAATAAATTTCATTGTGGATCGTGAAAATCTTCAGACTATGCCTGACTTGAAAGGACTAATGTGCAAATACCTTTTAAACGAACTACAAACCGACTGCAGTACAAAGTTTGGAAAATAAATCACTGCAAAACGTCAACTCTCATTTCCACTATGGTAGTAATACTGCAATTGATACTATTTGAGGTATCACCAAGGCAGACGCGCAACGAGATGACTCACAAAAAAATGTCAGTTAATAGACGAcgtacaaaaaataaatcttaaCACAGTAAACGCTTCAAGCTGATGGACCTTTCTCGGTTGTGTTGTTTTCTTCTGGTTTGAAATCAATTTCTGATGATGGTTCGGTTACTTGTCCTTGTGATAAAACAACTTCGTTTTCGTCAACAATGGCAAGCGTAGAGGAACTCGCAATATTTGAAGGTGCCATAGTCAACGTCGTTTGCTCCATCACTCTTGTATCATTGGCAGAAGGTTTTCTGTCCTGAAAGTGAAGATTGTCGTTGAGGTAAATGAGGGATAAATATATGGGAATAACGGGGCATTAAAAAGGTTCTTAAATATAGCAGTGCTGTGAAGTCAGTGAGCCACAAAATTTTGACTCGATTCAAGCCCATAATTTCGTGACATTTCGATAACTTGACATATTATGCAAGCCTTCGACCGAAATCCGGCCTTAAATCCGGGGATCCAAAATTTCGACTCCGGATCCGGCTCCAATAAGACATGACAAATATCTAGCTCAATAGCCTTATTAAATTCGCCGCGAGCTTATTGAAGGCAATTGTTCAAATGAACAAGGAAAATCCAAACAAAATCGGCCATTTCCTCAACTACGACTACTTTAGAACATCCGtactataaaaatatatcgcaaTAGTGTAGTCTGTTGCAACAACTGACAAGTAATATCCCGTTTACTTTGTTTGCATAGCTGGCAGTATCGTTATCTAATGCAAATTAAACCTCCGGTTGAATCAGTTGAATTCGCTTGAACCAGCCATTCCTAACAAAAGTAGGCGGGAGCAAAACACGTGGCCATGCATGGTCAGTGGTTACGAAATGTACATGTCAAAACGCTACACaatcagttttataaaatgaGTCGAAATATTCAAATTCCTATTATTCGATTTTCCAGTCTAttgattttagaaaaaatacATTTAGTTTCACAATATGACCACTAAGGCtttctatatttgaaaatacagtTATACCTCGGTGGTTGAACCACTCGATAACCGAATAATTCAGTAGTTGACTAATAAATTCTTGCCACAAATGCTGTGGCACTCAAATGAAAATTCGGTGACGGAATGAATACCCGATCGCGTCGCCGAGTGAGATGACGCCGGAACCGCTCATTTCGGATGCCTCTTGACCatttatgtttaaatatatggagAAGGAGGCGTAGTCCTAAACGatgtagtacgggtatgcaatctttcACTGTAGACTACCGACACGACAATCGTCACGACTAACGCGAAAGCGCAATCGCCTCAAATTACGCAATTTTTGATGGCGTCATCGCACGCAATAAACGAATCTCATAGAAcccacagaatttttttcaaaacatactgtaactgatacaaaaaaatttatataattatctTTATTATGTTTAATCTTCATTGTGTACACATTCAAATAATTATGTCCTTCAGATGCACGTTTTGTTAGTAATCCGGGTATATTTTGGAACGAATCAAAATAATTACCATTGTCGAATGATCACGTTTGTTCGGTTACGCAACGCGATAGACGGATGGATGAAAATAGGCCATGTTGAAAGCGTGAAGGCTCGCGACATTTGATATTATTTGCACACGACACCAGACTTTGACACGAGTGTCGCACGCAGCGGCGGATTGCGTAATAATAGGAAAGATTGCCCATGTATTCATTACTAATGAGTGGGACACGAATGTACAAACAAGTTGATAGATTTACAATGACACAGTTATCAGGGATGAGTGAACTGGGCAAACCTCTGCTTTTAATATGGAGCAGAAAATTTGCTTGCATACCTGCGATTTTAATCATTTAGGCAGTACGGAATCCTATTAAGGCCATTATAAAACAACTATATGCAGTGTATTCACAATCAATAAAAACTTGGTTCCTGTTATTAGTGTAATAAATTGCCATGTTTGAATTTGATAAcatatataatattctttagCGTTTTCGATACCCAACACTTTCACCTACAAACTAGTTTACTAGTTTCACAACTATCATTTTGATTACAAATTTCAATCCAACCCCAAAGTAGCTAATTTCAAAGTAGTTTCAATCCAAAGTAGTAATAGCTAATTTTAGTCTTGTATATCCCGGCTTTTTAAGAACTATAACTGGATTAAAATCCTGAGAAGACAAAATACCCATGGAGTTTATTGATTCCTATCTGGTTTTGAGGAACCACAactaaaactgacaaatagctAGCCAAACCACGAAAAAAATATCTAACATAGTTGAAAATAATGTCTTAAGAATTGTTAAAATTTCAGTTGTTGGGTCATCTTTGACATAGTTCCGATTAACCACAAGAAAACGGAGTCTGAGCTCTGGGAAACCCATTATAAAGAAACTGCCAACATTCATACAGTATAGTTCGAAATCATAGACATACCTAATTaataatagaaaattttttaaaaacaaatccaACTTACCAATTTTGGTTTATCTGGAGGGCAGCAAGTTTTAGCAATACAACTTTCCCCACACACTAACTGACAAGGGAGCTCGTCCTCGGAAAAAGAAAATTCGGGTTGAACTGTGCATGAGTGTATGCCTTCATCGTGGAGAGACGCTTTAATCtgaaaagaaataataaaattgacatGGAGAgcatggaatttaaaaaaaaaaaaaaatgacaggCTCAATTTCTGAAAAATAGTAGAACtaattttccttttttgaaAAGACGCTCAAAAATACCTTCCCAAATTTCATGCCTTGTATAATTCTAACTAAGCAACTATAAGGATAACTCCTAACCATACCAAatatttcataacaataaaaaaaacttttatccCAATTCCCAACTGTTTAGAAGCATTACATGTTAAAGCTGCGTCAAAAACACCTATGGTGTATGAACAcagaaaatttgacaatttaaatttcattttataagaTGTTTTGTTTTGCTGCTCTTTGACCTTTGGAACGATTCCCTTCTATATATATTAGAAAGCCTTTCAAGTGCAAATAGGCCAATCTCTTCATAAGATAGCGTAAACAACTATTATCCTCTTGCCTTCAGGCAAATATTGATTGCACGTATATCTCAGCCAGTTGTGCAATGtctaaataaattgaaatacatATTCGTAAGCTGCCACTTTGTTTACGGCTTGTGTTATTGAGTTAACAGGCACTCATTCAGGAGTGAATCTATATTTTAGCTAAGCCACAGACAATCTTTGAAATATAAAAGACTACTGTAACCATATAAAAGAATTGTGATGCTGCATTACGCAACAGTAAATGCGGACTCACAAGATCACGAGACTAGCTCATGGCAAAGTTCTTGGAAAAACCCTGCACAAATTGCTTTATCTGGAGGGTACAACAAGGGTGGATGTTTTTTTCATGCACTGATGAGCCTGAAAGCTTCTTACAGTCAGCAATTCGGGAACACTAGGCCATATCTTATTCTCACACGGAGGATTTACATTTTCTGCTAAAATTGAATAACTATGCTGCATTGATATAATGAGTAAGTCAGTTTGAGAGATTGGCAATTGAAACAATGCTGGTATTTTCTCAGCAAAGTGCATAAAGCTTGTTGAATAAACCCCATGCTTCATAAAAAACGTTTcgttaaatataaattgaaccATTAAATTCCTTATATAATATGATATATACCTTTTGCACGAGTCTTTCATAGGTTTCTGCATCAGCACACTGCACATGAACTGTAGCTACTATTTTGTCACCTGTTAATTGCCAGATATGTAGATCGTGTATTGCTTGAATTCCAGCAATTTGtttgattctaaaacaaaaacaaaaaacatgtgAATATTGATTTTTGCACACTTGaataaatcaattttcaatGACTTCTGTAAAATTGTAATATCCGCTATATTTTCAACTCAATTGCTGTGtcgaaatttcattttaaaggAAGATATCCAAAATCAAGTAACTTGAGTTAAGTTATTATTAATGGAATTATTGACTATGGTTTTAATTCTTACAccttcactctgaacaaggctcaagacaagcagccactgataggCATTAAGATACTGTTTTCCTGGAAGAACTGAAATCTTTCAGGTTGGGCAATTGTCTACTTCATTTTATCACACTTTAGATAAATTTTGACGCTTTCCACTCTAAACGAAGCCCAGTATTAGCAGCTACTACTGGAAGTGCCACTACTTTTTGAAATGCTGTGATCTTTTCAGTTTCGCTTTGTCATCATAATTGagtttaaaatattgaacaaaaaaaatgtttggcTATTCGCCtaccattcattgaaaaaacatTCATTCTTTATTTCTAACACACAGACTAAAGTATTATAGCttcacaaaaatacatttgttatGTTCAAATGTTCCATTAGTAAAACATATAATTTACAAATACTAACTTGTTTCTGATTGATTCCAACTTGATATGTTTTGGAACAGTTTCAAGTAAGATCATACTTGATTGCTTGAATAAAGGAATTGTGGTGAAAACCATGATGCAGACAAGTATTAAACTCATCGTAGGGTCCATATATAAAGTCCATGGGTTTGTTTCTGCCtgtgaaaaatataaacaaatttgtCATGCACCATAtgttattctaaaaatttgcttCAAGCAAGGgaaattcaaaacaaatcaaatatttgaatgcaatCAAAATTGGTTACATTTAGCATGACAAATGTTGACTTTAATAAGAATAGTTTAAAacaatttctaaaaaatttgttcaaattccatgttgaattattcaaaatatattatgtcTATTCAATAACATGATTGAAGTCTCTAAACATAAGGTTTTGTTAGACACAGACGAAGTATGACCCCACATATAATGATTTGTTTTCCGTTTGAAAACTTGGAAGATGAAATAGATTAAAGTACGATACCCTAAAAATTACACAAAGCGGAAGAGTAGTGAGATAAACGAACCAGGAAACCTATCAACTCGAGATGGATGAGTGATGAATCATCCAGCCGTAAATAGAAAccaaataattgaataaatgcTAATAACCAATTATACTGACAGAATGCCAGCTCATCAACCTAAGATAAATTGCAATTGCAACAAATATTATCGGAAAACTGAAATGTTATAAAACTCACAAGAATACCAAAttctatttgaaaatttcaaaaatggtgttttgaatttatgaataatttatAGCATCTGCACACGCCCTCAGAAATTGAGTCTAGGTAAAACCACAGAGCCACTCAGTCAGCATATTCACTCACACAAGACAAAGGAATTCTGTGATGTGTCAGCAGTCAGCACATCAATGAGCATGACCAATACACATAAACACAATAATAAATAGATATACAATGTGGGAagttatttgaataaatgttcAAAGGATAAAAATTTTATCACAGACACTCACATGTACCACATTACCGCAATAACTGAGGCTCTCAAAATTTATTCTCCTTTAGACCTTCACAAATTTACAGTACAGAAAAGTGAATTCATGGATTGCGAAATTTAACTCCAAGGCAGGTCAAATTTACCTCAGTCacttttcatataaatttttgGAACCAAGCGGAAAATTAAGCAACTTGCAGTAGAATATTAGCTAAAATGACGAGgtgttacaaaaatacattctAGTTTATGTGCAATAAGACTTTTGAATTCCtcatatcaaatattaaaactattacTAAAGGCCTAAACAAAGAAAGAAACTTtatgtgaaatttttattttgctcgAGTAAACAGCACATAAATAGGAACAATAAGAAGCGTTGAGCAATAAAAgtcatttacacaacttgaagaAACAAGTTCTTCCAGGAACATCAGACAGATGGTTCATGAGTAGGGTGATAACAAACAAAGACAGCTggtaaatatttaattgaaacTTAGAAAGAAGGAACATGCCCTACATTTCACAGTTGATAATTTGCACAAGGTGATAAGTCATACAAGGAGCTAATTGATATGTCTGTCAAATTAGTCCGAATAATCAATACATGCTATTCAAGGAGAACTACAAATAAATATAAGGCTGTGCGCATCCAGCGgaacaaaaattaattagaCAATGTCAATATTTAACTAATTCAACAGTTTAACAATTTTGCAGAACCATTTAAAAACCACCAATTCTGTCTTGAAAGCAATTAATACTGGTCAATTTGATATGTTTGAATTTTTGCGAATAGTATTAATACAGCAAGTGGAAATAACTTTTTGTATGAGAACATATCGGTATAATGCAATAATATATTTGTGCTATATATGAAAACTTTTTGGTGGTCATACAAGTGTATGACTGAATCATATACATCATAGAGGAAATAGAACATACCGGTAAGTGAATAGATAGATCCTTTCATGTCATAACACTACGTTCTGAACAGCAAATTCTTTAGTTTGAAGTTGGTATCGGCATATGTAATGCACATAATGCAACAAAGACAAGCACCGTCAGtttataatatgaaatattgaaagaCATTAAGGGTTTCAAAAAGAGAAATTGAATCGAAAAACTTGCCTTCCTAACACATTCTGAAAGACTGAATTGTAGACTTCGATATTGGATTTGGTTAAATAATGTGTAAGTACTGCTATTAGTCTGCCACTTACAAGCATAAAACACAAACAACTTCCTACACAACGATGAGGTCATATCTACAGTCATATGAAAGAGAAACAAGCTATactttattattacttatcatCTTGAAACTTGGGAGCTATGTTCGAATTTATGGATCATCTGACTAATAGGATGACTGCAGTGTCAGCAAAATTTCAGACTAATGTCAAAAGAGTTGTATCAAATGTAATACAGAAATGTGCCGTGAACTAGAAATATCAGCAAAATATAGGTGAAATATCCAGCCCCtaagacttgaaaaaaaaaaaaagccttCTAGGAACTTTCTCATCTTTACCTACTCAAGATTTGCAATCTATTATTCCAACTAACGGGTCCACCTCATGTCCAAAAATAAGTCATGGTTCATGTACAGTAAGACAGTGAATAAAACAATAACCAAAGTACAATACTTTCATTACCCCTATTACAAATCACTGTTCTAGCAGCAAACTTTGGTAcctcttcaaaataaatatacttgatatttcgtggaaagagattatgctatTTTTCTTTATCTTTAAAATAACATAACAATTTCACCATTTTGTGTGATGAAGAAAATTAGGTGtatgtaaaaattaaataaaattacacaTTACTTACCGGAACAAGCCACAGAACTGTAGCGCTGATCATAACAATAACTGAACCAAGTGCATCACCAAGTACATGTAAAAAAACTGCTCTCATGTTCAGATGCTGCTCTTCAGTTACAgcctaaaaatgaaattttcatttaatacatgtaacattgaattgaaaaataccTCGCTTagataaaattgattaaaaaaacGATAATACCAACCTTTTTCTTTGGTGAGTCTGTGTCTGATTCCTTATCTGAATCTTTGTTATGGCCATGACCATGGCCATGATCGTGCGAATGACCATGTGAATGAGATCCAAACATGATCAAACCAAATATGTTGATAAGTAAAC contains:
- the LOC120331048 gene encoding proton-coupled zinc antiporter SLC30A1-like, which translates into the protein MAQNGKEQEQQRRLMVDGHSGEDSGGEDAVLYRTYDEGGGLCKKLLKSKTGRLVSMLILIIGYFFTELIVGHITNSLTLVADSFHMLSDALSLIVALVAVRMSRRTARDPFRPWPSKEPYFNTFGWVRFEILGALINSTFLLALCISITLEAVQKFTKPEHVDSPKLVLAVGGGGLLINIFGLIMFGSHSHGHSHDHGHGHGHNKDSDKESDTDSPKKKAVTEEQHLNMRAVFLHVLGDALGSVIVMISATVLWLVPAETNPWTLYMDPTMSLILVCIMVFTTIPLFKQSSMILLETVPKHIKLESIRNKIKQIAGIQAIHDLHIWQLTGDKIVATVHVQCADAETYERLVQKIKASLHDEGIHSCTVQPEFSFSEDELPCQLVCGESCIAKTCCPPDKPKLDRKPSANDTRVMEQTTLTMAPSNIASSSTLAIVDENEVVLSQGQVTEPSSEIDFKPEENNTTEKGPSA